From Paenibacillus sp. PK3_47, the proteins below share one genomic window:
- the folP gene encoding dihydropteroate synthase, giving the protein MKPVIYNRSYSWPGGSLTLGDRTLIMGILNVTPDSFSDGGLWNERDQAVEHALQMAAEGADIIDIGGESTRPGHQPVSLEEELDRVIPVIESIRRAAPQLVLSIDTYKAEVARQALRAGAHMINDIWGGKADPDMAAVAAEAECPFIVMHNRKDRNYTDLAADMKADLLESIDIALAAGVKPENLILDPGIGFAKDYAENLQAMMSLDQLTALGYPVLLATSRKKFIRTVLELPADDVVEGTAATVAFGIAQGCQIVRVHDVAKIKRTVQMCDAMVYQQMGNT; this is encoded by the coding sequence GTGAAACCTGTTATATATAATCGAAGTTACAGCTGGCCTGGCGGAAGCCTGACCTTGGGAGACCGGACGCTGATTATGGGCATCCTGAACGTAACGCCGGATTCTTTTTCCGACGGCGGCTTGTGGAATGAACGTGATCAGGCAGTTGAGCATGCGCTGCAGATGGCTGCTGAAGGGGCCGATATTATAGACATTGGCGGGGAATCGACCCGTCCCGGTCATCAGCCGGTAAGCCTTGAAGAGGAATTGGACAGGGTAATCCCTGTGATTGAGAGTATCCGCCGGGCTGCTCCGCAGCTGGTGTTATCCATAGACACTTATAAAGCTGAGGTAGCCAGGCAGGCTCTCCGGGCAGGAGCACATATGATCAATGATATATGGGGCGGCAAAGCAGATCCGGATATGGCGGCCGTAGCTGCGGAGGCGGAATGCCCGTTTATTGTGATGCATAACCGTAAAGACCGTAATTATACGGATTTGGCTGCGGACATGAAGGCAGACTTGCTGGAGAGCATTGATATAGCATTAGCCGCTGGAGTGAAGCCGGAGAACCTTATACTCGACCCGGGCATTGGCTTTGCCAAAGATTATGCGGAGAATCTGCAGGCCATGATGTCGCTCGATCAGCTGACGGCTCTTGGGTATCCGGTACTGCTTGCCACCTCCCGCAAAAAATTTATCCGCACCGTGCTGGAGCTTCCGGCTGATGATGTTGTTGAGGGAACCGCCGCGACTGTAGCGTTCGGTATTGCCCAAGGCTGTCAGATTGTGCGTGTTCATGACGTGGCAAAGATTAAGCGGACTGTGCAGATGTGCGACGCGATGGTGTATCAGCAGATGGGGAATACGTAA
- a CDS encoding helix-turn-helix transcriptional regulator: MDIKRMGTRVRAFRKLKGYTQQELADSVGISLAVLGAVERGNRRLEDKILNKIADVLGISADELSNPHD, encoded by the coding sequence TTGGACATCAAACGTATGGGAACGCGGGTCAGAGCATTCCGGAAGCTGAAGGGTTATACCCAGCAGGAGCTGGCGGATTCTGTCGGAATTTCTCTGGCTGTACTTGGTGCAGTCGAGAGGGGAAACCGGCGGTTGGAAGATAAAATTTTAAATAAAATTGCGGATGTTCTCGGGATATCAGCCGATGAGCTGTCTAATCCCCATGACTAA
- a CDS encoding anthranilate synthase component I family protein, protein MKLEIITALQDWENWAKEDYSLLPFIIQSPQEQGGLPHSWMTAWEMASPYSVVLESGKGGRYTYLGLQPVSVLTGKGGKAEAVTFTRRSSDSSLLPDETVQLQGEPLNVLEQWMQGYRAPRIEGDVPPFTGGCAGFLSYDVVRSLETLPVLAKDDPGFPDYLFMRLEELWIYDHQEHILYAAVHVPVEPGTVSDTGKLKELYQETAGRAEKMLERWQVICSAPESAEQEKAASAIVAAVEAGVPLSGVWPGMTSAFSPEQFQQAVLDVQEYIRGGDVFQVNLSLRQEAQLKSSPEDVYEWLRRLNPSPYMGLLRSPGFALSSASPELLVKLHGEKVSARPIAGTRRRGLTPAEDAAMEAELRGSEKEIAEHIMLVDLERNDIGRVAAYGTVRVPELLTVERYSHVMHLVSQVEGTIAPGKDAYDVMAALFPGGTITGAPKVRTMEIIEELEPVRRGPYTGSLGWIDYSGNMELNIIIRTLAVKDGTGYIQTGAGIVIDSDPYREYRECHNKAKAVVKAVLCSEMQHESRIAGGEGGALL, encoded by the coding sequence ATGAAATTGGAGATTATAACGGCATTGCAGGACTGGGAGAATTGGGCAAAAGAGGACTACAGCCTGCTGCCCTTTATTATACAATCACCACAGGAACAAGGAGGGCTTCCCCATTCCTGGATGACAGCCTGGGAGATGGCCTCTCCTTATTCAGTAGTACTGGAAAGCGGCAAAGGCGGGCGTTATACGTATCTCGGCCTTCAGCCGGTTTCTGTATTAACCGGCAAAGGCGGCAAGGCAGAAGCAGTCACTTTTACCAGAAGGTCTTCGGACTCCTCCCTGCTGCCGGATGAAACAGTACAATTACAGGGGGAGCCCCTTAATGTGCTGGAGCAGTGGATGCAGGGCTACCGCGCCCCACGGATAGAGGGTGATGTGCCGCCGTTTACCGGAGGCTGTGCAGGATTCCTCAGCTATGATGTCGTCCGTTCCCTGGAAACCCTGCCTGTACTGGCGAAGGACGATCCGGGCTTCCCGGACTATCTCTTTATGCGGCTGGAGGAACTGTGGATTTATGACCACCAGGAGCATATCCTCTACGCCGCGGTTCATGTGCCGGTTGAACCAGGTACTGTATCAGACACCGGTAAGCTGAAGGAGCTGTATCAGGAAACGGCCGGACGGGCGGAGAAGATGCTGGAACGCTGGCAAGTTATTTGTTCAGCACCGGAAAGTGCGGAGCAGGAGAAAGCGGCCAGCGCTATTGTTGCTGCTGTTGAAGCCGGCGTACCTTTATCCGGAGTATGGCCCGGCATGACTTCAGCCTTCTCGCCGGAACAATTCCAGCAGGCTGTACTCGATGTTCAGGAATATATCCGCGGCGGTGATGTATTCCAGGTCAATCTGTCACTGCGCCAGGAGGCGCAGCTTAAATCCTCGCCGGAGGATGTTTACGAATGGCTGCGCAGGCTCAACCCCTCCCCGTACATGGGGCTGCTCCGCTCGCCCGGCTTCGCCCTCTCCAGCGCTTCGCCGGAGCTGCTCGTCAAGCTGCACGGGGAGAAGGTCAGCGCCCGCCCCATTGCCGGTACCCGGCGCCGGGGCCTGACTCCCGCGGAGGATGCCGCCATGGAGGCGGAGCTTCGCGGGAGCGAGAAGGAGATCGCCGAGCATATCATGCTTGTCGATCTGGAGCGCAACGACATCGGACGTGTCGCTGCCTACGGAACGGTCCGCGTGCCGGAGCTGCTGACCGTGGAGCGGTACTCGCATGTGATGCATCTCGTATCGCAGGTGGAGGGCACCATCGCCCCGGGCAAGGATGCGTACGATGTCATGGCCGCCCTATTTCCCGGCGGCACCATCACAGGCGCACCCAAGGTAAGGACGATGGAGATTATTGAGGAGCTGGAGCCGGTACGGCGCGGCCCTTATACCGGTTCACTCGGCTGGATTGACTACAGCGGGAATATGGAATTAAATATTATTATACGGACGCTGGCCGTGAAGGACGGAACCGGATATATCCAGACAGGAGCGGGCATTGTGATCGACTCTGATCCTTACCGCGAATATCGTGAATGCCATAACAAAGCCAAAGCGGTAGTGAAGGCGGTTCTCTGCAGTGAAATGCAGCATGAATCACGGATCGCCGGCGGCGAAGGGGGAGCACTACTATGA
- a CDS encoding peptidylprolyl isomerase, with translation MITRQERALRNAVILLAVAALVLGGLLFWSLRAMAILKGGTVEGDSPDIATAGGQPVTERQWMDELRKKHGDEVLLGMLNHIVVGMEAKALGISVTDDEVDQQLQLNMSGYESEEQYYAQMQSELGLSREEVREETVYRLTLQRVATAGIMISEADIDNYLAQNAERFIPKKQLQLSIIEAENYEEAEQIMDRLEQGEDFAALARELSTDEESGKHGGKIGMLEEDDPFWPEELLNTAAGLNPGDIAGPLATEDGYAVIRLEQVITPAAPATVDIRKQVREELALEKAAPLQQVEKELREKYHTAIYIDNSLQD, from the coding sequence ATGATAACAAGACAGGAGCGCGCACTGCGCAATGCCGTTATATTGCTGGCTGTTGCGGCTTTGGTGCTCGGGGGTCTTTTATTCTGGAGTCTGCGGGCCATGGCTATTCTTAAAGGCGGGACCGTAGAGGGCGATTCCCCGGACATTGCAACCGCAGGCGGACAGCCCGTGACTGAACGTCAGTGGATGGACGAACTCCGTAAAAAGCATGGTGATGAAGTGCTGCTGGGCATGCTTAATCATATTGTCGTCGGTATGGAAGCTAAAGCGCTCGGGATTTCCGTGACTGATGACGAGGTTGATCAGCAGCTTCAGCTCAACATGTCCGGTTATGAATCTGAAGAGCAGTATTATGCACAAATGCAGTCTGAGCTGGGGCTTAGCCGTGAGGAAGTGCGTGAAGAGACCGTCTACAGGTTAACGCTTCAGAGAGTAGCAACAGCAGGCATCATGATTAGCGAAGCGGATATTGATAATTACTTGGCGCAGAATGCTGAACGCTTCATTCCGAAAAAACAGCTGCAGCTCTCCATCATTGAGGCTGAGAACTATGAAGAAGCAGAGCAGATCATGGACCGGCTGGAGCAGGGGGAGGATTTTGCCGCTTTGGCCCGCGAGCTGTCTACGGATGAGGAAAGCGGGAAGCATGGCGGAAAGATTGGTATGCTGGAGGAGGATGACCCTTTCTGGCCGGAAGAGCTGCTGAACACAGCTGCGGGGCTAAATCCGGGAGATATAGCCGGGCCGCTGGCAACGGAGGACGGTTATGCAGTTATCAGGCTGGAGCAGGTAATTACCCCGGCAGCTCCTGCAACCGTTGATATCCGTAAGCAGGTACGTGAAGAGCTGGCACTGGAGAAGGCGGCACCGCTGCAGCAGGTCGAAAAAGAACTGCGCGAGAAATATCATACAGCGATATATATTGACAACAGCCTGCAAGATTGA
- a CDS encoding type III pantothenate kinase, whose translation MMLAVDIGNTNIVLGVYKQRELLHHFRLNTARQSTVDEYGVLIYNLFNMSGLSLKDVEGVIISSVVPPLVQVIVEMCEKYIGKDPLLVGPGIKTGLNLRYENPREVGADRIVNAVAAIERYKCPLVVVDFGTATTFDCIDAGANYLGGAIVPGLGISTEALYQRASKLPRIELEKPKKVIGRNTVHAMQAGIIFGYAGQVEGIVRRIKQEMNAPVLKVIATGGLAPLIAGETDCIDEVNPMLTLEGLRIIYDRNK comes from the coding sequence ATGATGCTCGCCGTTGATATCGGCAATACCAACATTGTACTCGGTGTATACAAGCAGCGTGAGCTGCTGCACCATTTCCGTCTGAATACTGCGCGCCAATCGACTGTCGATGAATACGGAGTGCTGATTTATAACTTGTTTAATATGTCAGGCCTTTCTTTAAAAGATGTGGAGGGGGTCATTATCTCCTCCGTCGTTCCTCCTCTTGTTCAGGTCATTGTGGAGATGTGTGAGAAATATATCGGCAAAGATCCGCTGCTGGTAGGTCCCGGAATCAAAACCGGGCTGAACCTGCGTTACGAAAACCCGCGTGAAGTGGGTGCTGACCGGATTGTAAATGCGGTTGCCGCTATTGAACGGTATAAATGTCCGCTGGTTGTCGTTGATTTCGGGACGGCGACTACCTTTGATTGTATTGACGCCGGTGCGAACTATCTGGGCGGGGCAATTGTACCCGGACTGGGGATTTCCACGGAGGCCTTGTATCAGCGGGCGTCCAAGCTGCCGCGGATTGAACTCGAGAAGCCTAAAAAGGTGATTGGCCGCAATACGGTGCATGCGATGCAGGCCGGAATTATTTTCGGATATGCCGGCCAGGTTGAAGGTATCGTACGGCGCATCAAGCAGGAAATGAATGCCCCAGTTCTGAAGGTGATCGCTACCGGCGGCCTAGCTCCGCTCATCGCGGGTGAAACGGATTGTATCGATGAAGTAAATCCAATGCTGACGCTTGAAGGTCTGCGTATTATTTATGACCGCAATAAATAA
- the folB gene encoding dihydroneopterin aldolase, translating to MDKMKLHRMEYYGYHGVFEEERKLGARYYIDLELDLDLRGAGLQDDLTLTVNYAEIHALVKNIVETKSFKLIEALGENIASAVLATYTVINAVTVKVTKPHPPFDIHFQGVTVELHRSRK from the coding sequence ATGGACAAAATGAAGCTGCACCGCATGGAGTATTACGGTTATCATGGTGTGTTCGAAGAGGAACGCAAGCTTGGGGCACGTTACTATATTGATCTCGAACTGGATCTGGATCTTCGGGGTGCCGGGCTTCAGGATGATCTGACCCTGACTGTTAACTATGCCGAAATCCATGCTCTGGTTAAAAATATTGTCGAAACAAAGTCCTTCAAACTGATTGAAGCTTTGGGAGAAAATATTGCATCCGCGGTACTTGCCACTTATACTGTTATCAATGCAGTAACGGTCAAAGTAACCAAGCCGCATCCGCCGTTCGACATTCATTTTCAGGGAGTGACCGTCGAGCTGCACAGATCGAGAAAGTGA
- the cysK gene encoding cysteine synthase A has protein sequence MAKVVNSVTDLIGGTPLVRLNRIAPEGSAEIYLKLEYQNPGSSVKDRIALSIVEEAEKEGLLKPGGTIVEATSGNTGIGLALVAAAKGYKAIIVMPETMSLERRNLLRAYGAELVLTPGSEGMNGAVKKAEQILNENPEYFLAEQFKNKANLKIHLETTGPEIVEAIESIGGPLDAFVAGIGTGGTISGAGEVLKSKYPDVKIYAVEPAASPILAGGKPGPHKIQGIGANFIPEILNQNIYDEIIHVENDEAFETARRVAKEEGVLSGISSGAAVFAALKVAKELGAGKKVVVIVPSNGERYLSTPLYNFEA, from the coding sequence ATGGCTAAAGTCGTCAACAGTGTAACAGATTTGATCGGAGGCACACCGCTCGTTCGTCTTAACCGGATTGCTCCGGAAGGCTCCGCGGAAATTTATTTGAAGCTGGAATACCAGAACCCGGGCTCCAGTGTTAAAGACCGTATTGCCCTCAGCATTGTAGAAGAAGCTGAAAAGGAAGGCCTTCTGAAGCCAGGCGGAACAATTGTTGAAGCGACCAGCGGTAATACCGGTATTGGTCTTGCGCTTGTAGCAGCGGCCAAAGGGTATAAAGCGATTATTGTTATGCCGGAAACGATGAGCCTTGAGCGCCGCAACCTGCTGCGTGCTTATGGCGCAGAGCTGGTATTGACTCCGGGATCGGAAGGTATGAATGGTGCGGTTAAGAAAGCTGAGCAGATCCTGAACGAGAACCCTGAGTATTTTCTTGCCGAGCAATTTAAGAATAAAGCGAACCTCAAAATCCACCTCGAAACTACAGGTCCGGAAATTGTGGAAGCAATCGAATCTATTGGCGGACCGCTGGACGCATTTGTGGCCGGTATCGGTACAGGCGGAACGATCTCAGGGGCCGGTGAAGTCCTGAAGAGCAAGTATCCTGATGTGAAGATTTATGCTGTTGAGCCTGCTGCTTCGCCAATTCTGGCTGGAGGCAAACCAGGCCCGCACAAAATCCAAGGGATTGGCGCCAACTTTATTCCCGAGATTCTGAATCAGAACATTTATGATGAAATCATTCATGTCGAGAATGATGAAGCTTTTGAAACGGCACGCCGTGTTGCCAAAGAAGAAGGCGTATTGTCCGGTATTTCCTCCGGTGCTGCCGTATTTGCTGCACTCAAGGTAGCTAAGGAGCTGGGCGCAGGCAAAAAAGTGGTCGTCATTGTTCCAAGTAACGGTGAACGCTATTTGAGCACACCGCTCTATAACTTTGAAGCTTAA
- the pabA gene encoding aminodeoxychorismate/anthranilate synthase component II: MIMVIDNYDSFTYNLVQYLGELGEEVRVFRNDEITIQEIEALAPDHILISPGPCTPNEAGISLELLQHFKGSIPIFGVCLGHQAIGQAFGGNVIRAERLMHGKTSPIHHNGTSVFEGMESPFTATRYHSLIVERESLPDCLEITAETAEGEIMALRHKEYPIEGVQFHPESIITDHGHTMLRNFLKRRAGETA, encoded by the coding sequence ATGATCATGGTCATCGATAATTATGATTCTTTTACCTATAACCTGGTGCAGTATTTGGGTGAACTGGGGGAAGAGGTCCGAGTATTCCGCAACGATGAAATTACTATACAGGAGATTGAAGCACTGGCGCCGGACCATATTCTGATCTCTCCCGGTCCTTGTACGCCCAATGAAGCGGGGATCAGCCTGGAGCTGCTCCAGCATTTTAAAGGCAGTATTCCGATCTTTGGCGTCTGCCTTGGGCATCAGGCCATCGGGCAGGCCTTTGGCGGTAACGTGATCCGGGCTGAACGTCTGATGCACGGCAAAACATCGCCGATCCACCACAACGGAACCTCTGTGTTTGAAGGCATGGAATCGCCGTTTACAGCTACCCGGTACCACTCCCTGATCGTGGAACGTGAGAGCCTGCCGGATTGCCTGGAGATCACAGCGGAGACTGCCGAAGGGGAAATTATGGCCCTGCGCCATAAAGAGTATCCGATTGAAGGCGTGCAGTTCCATCCCGAATCGATCATAACCGATCATGGACATACGATGCTGCGCAACTTTTTGAAACGGAGAGCCGGAGAAACGGCATGA
- the folK gene encoding 2-amino-4-hydroxy-6-hydroxymethyldihydropteridine diphosphokinase codes for MTIHSTSEASEAYIALGANLGDREGTLKEALIRLDDHEEIEVAACSKVYETEPVGYLDQPQFLNMAAMLRTTLVPQELLQVMLAIETGLGRTRDIRYGPRTVDLDLLWMEGQVLDTPDLTLPHPRMMERAFVLIPLNDIVKHNEGSSGLRQRVAAALQDIDGEEGMRLWTSNVWERGSEHSGS; via the coding sequence ATGACTATACATTCTACCTCTGAGGCTTCAGAGGCTTATATTGCTTTAGGGGCTAATTTGGGGGACCGTGAAGGAACCTTGAAGGAAGCGCTGATCAGACTGGACGATCATGAAGAAATTGAAGTGGCAGCCTGCTCAAAGGTATACGAGACTGAGCCGGTCGGCTACCTTGATCAGCCGCAGTTTTTGAACATGGCAGCCATGCTCCGCACTACACTTGTGCCGCAGGAGCTGCTTCAGGTTATGCTGGCGATTGAGACCGGGCTCGGGCGTACGAGAGATATCCGTTACGGCCCCAGAACGGTGGATTTGGATCTGCTCTGGATGGAAGGACAGGTCTTGGATACGCCGGATCTGACGCTTCCGCATCCCCGGATGATGGAGCGGGCCTTTGTGCTCATTCCGTTGAATGACATTGTTAAGCATAATGAAGGCTCTTCCGGACTTCGCCAGAGAGTTGCAGCAGCGCTGCAGGATATTGACGGAGAGGAAGGAATGCGCCTTTGGACATCAAACGTATGGGAACGCGGGTCAGAGCATTCCGGAAGCTGA
- a CDS encoding aminotransferase class IV: protein MKYVGLNYSIVEAKDAVVSALDHGFLYGMGLFETFRTYGGAPFLLQRHLKRLAYGCAQLGIPFEPDEALLLKWIREVMDRSQLEEAYIRYTVTAGEDILGLPAGEYKQPSHLLYIKELPLHPESLYSEGKGLQLLKQRRNTPEGPVRLKSLHYMNNILAKRELAGYGSAKSGAEGLMLTERGEIAEGIVSNVFFVSKNKLCTPDIGTGILPGITREIVIELAAEAGLRVEEGYYTWEQLQSADEVFLTNSVQEIVPVTALWDENKAAGISGGRCGRYTGQLMTLYRERTVLAK, encoded by the coding sequence ATGAAGTATGTAGGTCTGAATTATAGTATCGTTGAGGCCAAAGATGCCGTGGTTTCCGCTCTGGATCACGGCTTTTTGTACGGAATGGGATTGTTCGAGACGTTCCGTACCTATGGCGGTGCCCCTTTTCTGCTGCAGCGGCATCTAAAGAGGCTGGCTTACGGATGCGCTCAGCTGGGCATTCCTTTTGAACCTGATGAAGCCCTGCTGCTGAAGTGGATCAGGGAGGTAATGGACCGGAGCCAGCTGGAGGAGGCCTATATACGCTATACCGTTACAGCAGGTGAGGATATTCTTGGACTGCCTGCCGGAGAATATAAGCAGCCTTCACATTTGCTTTACATCAAGGAGCTGCCTTTGCACCCGGAAAGCTTATATAGCGAAGGCAAAGGGCTTCAGCTGCTGAAGCAGCGCCGCAATACACCGGAAGGACCAGTGAGGCTTAAATCTCTGCATTATATGAACAATATTCTGGCCAAGCGCGAGCTTGCCGGTTACGGCTCTGCCAAGAGTGGCGCAGAGGGCCTGATGCTGACGGAGCGGGGGGAGATCGCCGAGGGGATCGTCAGCAATGTTTTTTTTGTCAGCAAGAACAAGCTCTGCACTCCTGATATCGGGACAGGTATTCTTCCGGGAATAACCCGGGAAATAGTCATAGAGCTGGCTGCTGAAGCAGGACTGCGGGTGGAGGAAGGTTATTATACCTGGGAGCAGCTTCAATCGGCGGATGAAGTATTTCTTACCAACTCAGTACAGGAAATTGTTCCGGTTACTGCACTGTGGGATGAGAATAAAGCTGCAGGTATCAGCGGGGGACGCTGCGGCCGGTATACCGGGCAATTAATGACTTTATACAGGGAAAGGACGGTGCTGGCGAAGTGA
- the nadC gene encoding carboxylating nicotinate-nucleotide diphosphorylase — protein MMFNGYNEELVQLIKSWLQEDVGSGDITTRTTIPAGHESKGIIHAKEDGVICGIPVAELVFEIVDPSLVFTAMVQEGQRVSKGTVIAEVEGSTHAILTGERLALNLMQRLSGVASRTAAFVQELAGLPARLVDTRKTTPGHRMLEKYAVRIGGGANHRFGLYDAVMIKDNHIKGAGGILQAVGRARANIPHTMTIEVETESLEQVEEALTAGADIIMLDNMEPELMKEAVRRIKTKSPHVKTEASGNVTLATVRKIAESGVDVISVGRLTYSFTSLDISLDLNAKKEDSLS, from the coding sequence ATGATGTTTAACGGATATAATGAAGAGCTTGTGCAGTTAATCAAAAGCTGGCTTCAGGAGGATGTGGGATCAGGAGATATAACGACCCGCACGACGATACCGGCAGGACATGAGTCCAAAGGAATTATACATGCCAAGGAAGACGGTGTGATTTGCGGAATTCCTGTAGCGGAGCTGGTCTTTGAAATTGTCGACCCTTCGCTTGTATTTACGGCAATGGTACAGGAAGGGCAGCGCGTATCCAAAGGCACTGTCATTGCAGAAGTTGAGGGCAGCACACATGCAATTCTTACCGGGGAGCGGCTGGCGCTCAATCTGATGCAGCGTCTGTCAGGCGTAGCGTCACGTACGGCAGCTTTCGTGCAGGAGCTTGCCGGACTGCCGGCCCGTCTGGTGGATACCCGCAAAACCACACCCGGCCACCGGATGCTGGAGAAGTATGCGGTGCGTATCGGAGGCGGGGCCAATCACCGTTTTGGATTATATGATGCAGTCATGATTAAGGACAACCATATTAAAGGGGCCGGCGGGATTCTTCAGGCTGTAGGACGGGCCCGGGCGAACATTCCGCATACGATGACCATTGAAGTGGAGACGGAAAGCCTCGAGCAGGTGGAAGAAGCACTGACGGCAGGAGCCGACATTATCATGCTTGATAATATGGAACCGGAACTGATGAAGGAGGCAGTCAGAAGAATCAAGACCAAGTCCCCGCATGTCAAAACAGAGGCCTCCGGAAATGTCACTCTTGCGACTGTACGCAAAATTGCTGAATCTGGTGTGGATGTCATTTCAGTGGGCCGGCTTACCTACTCCTTCACCAGCCTGGATATCAGTCTGGACCTGAATGCGAAGAAGGAGGATTCTCTCTCATGA
- the hslO gene encoding Hsp33 family molecular chaperone HslO, whose translation MENKKDRLVRGTALNGRVRAFAVRTTELVDELRRRHDTYPTATAALGRTVTAAAMMGAMLKGREKLTVMVKGNGPIGQIVAESNALGEVRGYVHNPHVHLPSNSQGKLDVAGVVGTEGFIDVSKDLGLKEPYRGSVPIVSGELGDDFTYYFAVSEQTPSAVGLGVLVETDNSVRVAGGFIIQLLPGLTDEEITEIEKAIGSMPSVTTLLDQGLEPEEMLRYLLPDAEILDGLDIQFVCQCSRERVEQTLVSLGAHELERLIEEDEQAEVVCHFCNEAYVFDKDDMQVILTQAKS comes from the coding sequence ATGGAAAATAAAAAAGACCGGCTTGTCCGGGGAACTGCCCTGAACGGCAGAGTCAGGGCGTTTGCTGTCCGTACAACAGAGCTGGTGGATGAACTGCGGCGCAGACATGATACGTACCCGACGGCAACAGCCGCACTGGGTCGTACGGTTACAGCTGCGGCCATGATGGGCGCAATGCTCAAAGGCCGGGAGAAGCTGACAGTCATGGTTAAGGGAAACGGGCCGATCGGCCAGATTGTCGCAGAATCAAATGCGCTGGGAGAAGTGCGGGGGTATGTTCATAATCCGCATGTACACCTGCCCAGCAACAGTCAAGGCAAGCTGGATGTTGCGGGCGTTGTGGGAACGGAAGGTTTTATTGATGTCAGTAAGGATTTAGGGCTTAAGGAACCTTATCGGGGGAGTGTACCGATTGTATCCGGGGAGCTTGGCGATGACTTTACTTATTACTTTGCTGTTTCCGAGCAGACTCCGTCTGCGGTAGGACTCGGCGTTCTCGTGGAGACTGATAATTCCGTACGGGTTGCCGGAGGATTTATTATTCAGCTGCTCCCGGGTCTTACCGATGAAGAGATCACCGAGATTGAAAAGGCTATCGGAAGTATGCCTTCGGTCACCACCTTGCTGGATCAGGGACTGGAACCGGAGGAAATGCTGCGCTATCTTTTGCCGGATGCAGAAATTCTTGATGGCCTGGACATTCAATTTGTCTGCCAGTGCTCACGTGAGCGGGTGGAACAGACACTGGTCAGCCTGGGTGCCCATGAGCTGGAGCGTCTGATCGAAGAGGATGAACAAGCCGAGGTTGTATGCCATTTCTGCAACGAGGCATATGTATTTGATAAGGATGATATGCAGGTTATTCTTACGCAAGCGAAGTCGTAG